In a genomic window of Sarcophilus harrisii chromosome 4, mSarHar1.11, whole genome shotgun sequence:
- the IVNS1ABP gene encoding influenza virus NS1A-binding protein, whose amino-acid sequence MIPNGYLMFEDENFIESSVAKLNALRKSGQFCDVRLQVCGHEMLAHRAVLACCSPYLFEIFNSDSDPHGVSHVKFDDLNPEAVEVLLNYAYTAQLKADKELVKDVYSAAKKLKMDRVKQVCGDYLLSRMDVSSCISYRNFASCMGDSRLLNKVDIYIQEHLLQISEEEEFLKLPRLKLEVMLEDNVCLPSNGKLYTKVINWVQRSIWENGDSLEELMEEVQTLYYSADHKLLDGNLLDGQAEVFGSDDDHIQFVQKKPPRENGHKQISSSSTGCVSSPNATVQSPKHEWKIVASEKTSNNTYLCLAVLDGVFCVIFLHGRNSPQSSPTSTPRLIKSLSFELQPDGPVEKPRSPMHYARSGLGTAELNGKLIAAGGYNREECLRTVECYDPHTDHWSFLAPMRTPRARFQMAVLMGQLYVVGGSNGHSDDLSCGEMYDPNIDDWIQVPELRTNRCNAGVCALNGKLYILGGSDPYGQKGLKNCDVFDPVTKSWTSCAPLNIRRHQSAVCELSGYLYIIGGAESWNCLNTVERYNPENNTWTLIASMNVARRGAGVAVHNGKLFVGGGFDGSHAVSCVEMYDPARNEWKMMGNMTSPRSNAGIVAVGNTIYAVGGFDGNEFLNTVEVYNPESNEWSPYTRLFQF is encoded by the exons atgattccCAATGGATATTTAATGTTTGAAGATGAAAATTTTATTGAGTCTTCAGTTGCCAAATTAAATGCTTTGCGAAAAAGTGGCCAATTCTGTGATGTTCGACTTCAG GTCTGTGGGCATGAGATGTTGGCACACAGAGCTGTGTTGGCTTGCTGCAGTCCCTACTTATTTGAAATCTTCAATAGTGATAGTGATCCTCATGGAGTTTCTCATGTTAAATTTGACGATCTCAATCCAGAAGCCGTTGAAGTTTTGTTGAATTATGCCTACACTGCTCA attgaaAGCTGATAAGGAGTTAGTAAAAGATGTTTATTCCGCAGCTAAGAAGCTAAAGATGGACAGAGTAAAGCAG gttTGTGGTGACTATTTACTATCCAGGATGGATGTTTCAAGCTGTATCTCTTACCGGAATTTTGCAAGTTGCATGGGAGACTCACGTTTGTTGAATAAAGTTGATATTTATATCCAGGAACACCTATTACAAATTTCAGAAGAAGAGGAATTTCTTAAGCTTCCACGGctaaaa TTGGAGGTCATGCTTGAAGACAATGTCTGCCTACCTAGCAATGGCAAATTATATACAAAGGTAATCAACTGGGTACAGCGTAGCATCTGGGAGAACGGAGACAGTCTGGAAGAGCTGATGGAAGAG GTTCAAACGTTGTACTACTCAGCTGATCACAAGCTGCTTGATGGGAATCTACTAGATGGACAGGCTGAGGTGTTTGGCAGTGATGATGACCACATTCAGTTTGTGCAG AAAAAGCCACCACGTGAGAATGGCCACAAGCAGATAAGTAGCAGTTCAACTGGATGTGTCTCTTCTCCAAATGCTACGGTACAAAGTCCTAAGCATGAATGGAAAATTGTTGCTTCAGAAAAGACTTCAA ATAATACTTACTTGTGTCTTGCTGTGCTGGATGGTGTATTCTGTGTAATTTTCCTTCATGGACGCAACAGTCCACAGAGTTCACCAACAAGTACTCCACGACTGATTAAAAGTTTAAGTTTTGAGTTGCAACCAGATGGCCCGGTAGAAAAGCCCAGGTCTCCCATGCACTATGCTCGATCTGGTCTAGGAACAGCTGAATTGAATGGCAAACTGATAGCTGCAG GTGGCTACAATAGAGAAGAATGTCTTCGCACAGTTGAATGCTATGATCCACATACAGATCATTGGTCCTTCTTGGCTCCCATGAGAACACCAAGAGCCCGGTTTCAAATGGCAGTGTTAATG GGCCAGCTCTATGTGGTTGGCGGTTCAAACGGCCACTCTGATGACCTGAGTTGTGGAGAGATGTATGATCCAAACATAGATGACTGGATTCAAGTTCCTGAATTGAGAACCAACCGTTGTAATGCAG GGGTCTGTGCTTTGAATGGAAAACTATACATCCTTGGTGGCTCTGATCCATATGGTCAGAAAGGACTAAAAAATTGTGATGTGTTTGATCCTGTAACAAAGTCATGGACCAGCTGTGCTCCCCTTAACATTC GTAGACACCAATCAGCTGTATGTGAGCTTAGTGGTTATTTATACATAATTGGAGGAGCTGAGTCTTGGAATTGCTTGAATACAGTAGAACGCTACAACCCAGAGAATAACACCTGGACACTGATTGCATCTATGAATGTGGCTAGACGTGGAGCTGGAGTAGCTGTTCATAATG gaaagctATTTGTTGGAGGAGGCTTTGATGGTTCTCATGCTGTCAGTTGTGTAGAGATGTATGATCCAGCTAGAAATGAATGGAAGATGATGGGAAACATGACTTCACCAAGGAGCAACGCTGGCATTGTCGCTGTAGGGAACACCATTTATGCAGTTGGAGGATTTGATGGCAATGAATTCCTGAATACTGTGGAAGTCTATAACCCTGAGTCAAATGAATGGAGCCCCTATACAAGGCTTTtccaattttaa